One window of the Eucalyptus grandis isolate ANBG69807.140 chromosome 8, ASM1654582v1, whole genome shotgun sequence genome contains the following:
- the LOC104456052 gene encoding chalcone synthase A-like has protein sequence MVSVEEFCRAQKSKGPASVLAIGTAVPKNVIEQSTYPDYLFRITNSEHMTDLKEKFKRMCEGSSIKRRYLHMTEDILKEHPSMSSFTEPSLDARQDILVSEVPKLAKEAAANALKEWGQPKSKITHLVFCTTSGVDMPGCDYQLTKLLGLRPTVKRYMMYQVGCYGAGLVLRIAKDLAENNKGARVLVVCSEITVCTFRGPTETYLDNLVGQALFGDGASSVIVGSDPVPGIERPLYEIVSTSQTILPNSEGAIAGHVREIGLTIHLLKDVPGLISKNVEKNMAEAFHPLGITDWNSLFFIVHPGGPAILDDVEAKLKLKPEKMEASRYVLGEYGNMSSACVFFIMDEMRKKSIKKGLKTTGEGLEWGVLFGFGPGLTVETVVLHALSA, from the exons atggtGAGCGTCGAGGAATTCTGCCGTGCCCAGAAATCGAAAGGCCCTGCCTCGGTCCTCGCCATCGGAACGGCGGTCCCCAAGAACGTCATCGAACAGAGCACATACCCGGATTATTTGTTTCGGATCACCAACAGCGAGCACATGACCGACCTGAAAGAGAAGTTCAAGCGCATGT GTGAGGGGTCGTCGATCAAGAGGAGATACTTGCACATGACGGAGGATATATTGAAAGAGCACCCGAGCATGAGTTCATTCACGGAACCCTCCTTGGATGCCCGGCAGGACATCCTGGTGTCGGAAGTGCCGAAGCTGgcgaaggaggcggcggcgaacGCCCTGAAGGAATGGGGGCAGCCCAAGTCGAAGATCACCCACCTGGTGTTCTGCACCACCAGCGGTGTCGACATGCCGGGCTGCGACTACCAGCTCACCAAGCTCCTGGGCCTCCGCCCCACCGTCAAGCGGTACATGATGTACCAGGTGGGCTGCTACGGCGCTGGCCTGGTCCTCCGCATCGCCAAGGATCTTGCTGAGAACAACAAGGGGGCTCGCGTCCTCGTCGTGTGCTCCGAGATCACCGTCTGCACCTTCCGCGGCCCCACCGAGACCTACCTGGACAACCTCGTGGGCCAGGCTCTGTTCGGCGATGGCGCCTCCTCGGTCATCGTGGGCTCGGACCCCGTCCCGGGGATCGAGAGGCCCCTGTACGAGATCGTCTCCACCTCCCAGACTATCCTCCCAAACAGCGAGGGGGCCATTGCTGGGCACGTCCGGGAGATCGGGCTCACCATCCACCTCCTCAAGGACGTGCCGGGCCTCATCTCCAAGAACGTCGAGAAGAACATGGCTGAGGCGTTCCACCCACTGGGCATCACCGACTGGAACTCGCTCTTCTTCATCGTGCACCCCGGCGGGCCCGCGATCCTCGACGACGTCGAGGCCAAGTTGAAGCTCAAGCCCGAGAAGATGGAGGCTTCCAGGTATGTGCTCGGCGAGTATGGCAACATGTCTAGCGCATGCGTCTTCTTCATAATGGACGAGATGAGGAAGAAATCGATCAAGAAAGGGCTCAAGACCACTGGAGAGGGGCTCGAATGGGGCGTGCTCTTCGGATTTGGTCCCGGCCTCACCGTCGAGACCGTCGTCCTCCACGCCCTGTCTGCTTAG